AAGCTACTGCAATCCCCGTTTTAACCGATGAAAATAAGGTGGAAAATGTTGTAGTTGTTGCCAGAGATATTCGAGATCGAATTGCCACTCGACAGGCATTGCAAGAGAGTGAAAAGCAATACCGCCTTATCGCTGAATATTCAGCGGATGTAATACGAGTAGTAACTGTGGATGGTGCTATTACGTATGCGTCTCCAGCCCACCACTCTGTGCTGGGTTTCGAACCTGAAACGTTTATTGGAAAATCCATCTATTATATGATTCATCCGGAGGATTTCCATATCGTAAAATCTAGGTTTGAAGAATTATTTAGTGAGAGACAACCAGTTTCCTACGAGGTACGCAGAAAACATTCAAACGGAAGTTATATATGGCTAGAGACATATGTCACACCCGTTTTTGACGAACAAGGAAATATCTTCGAGGTTGTCGGTGTTAGTCGCGATGTATCTCAACGCAAACATGCTGAGGAACGCCTTTTGCATTTAGCGTATCACGATGCCCTTACGGATCTTCCTAACCGCCGACTTTTCAAGGACCGAGTTGATCAAGCAATCAAAAACGCAAAACGAAATCGACTCTCTCTTGCGGTTTTTTATCTGGATTGTGACAAGTTTAAAAGTATCAATGATACTTTTGGCCATGATGTGGGAGATCAGATTATAATGGGATTTGCAGAACGGATTCGAGCATGTGTACGGGAACAAGATACGGTTGGACGAATTGGGGGCGATGAGTTTGTCGTTCTCTTACCAAACATTCAAACCCCAAACGATGCAGTCCAGGTTGCAAACCGAATACTAGAGTCCATACAGGAACCCTGGCAAATTGAGGATAATGCTTTCAATAATACTACAAGTATCGGCATCTCACTTTATCCGACCGATGGGGAAGATCCAGAAACTCTTATTAAACAGGCTGACAGGGCCCTTTATATGGCAAAACAAGCAGGAGGAAACACATTCCGATTCTACACTTCGTAAGTTCTCAGCACACGGCTTTCTGAGCATATCACTATGAGGTGAAAAAAAGAGGTCGCTTAACGGCCTCTTTTACTCTATATACGGTAGATTCGAGCCTCGTTGCTCTACTTCGCCAAGGGCAGGCTCACAAAATTATCATCTAAATCAGCCTGTTGAGAAACTCAACAGGCTTTTTTCTTATTCTTAACTTCCAATATTTTACATTTATGCTATAATAATAGGTATATTAGGGGGGGTTATATGTTTCGTACACATACTGAACGTCAGAATTCATACGAACTGGTTTGCATTGAAGAGCTTGTTCCGCAAGACCATCTGCTCCGGTTTATTGATAAGTACATCTTTACCAAAAGAGAAAAGAAATGATTGAGCGAAGCTTTGCGGATGCCAAAGAGCTCCATGGGTTTCGCTATTGTCGTTTCCGCGGAAAGTCCAAACCGTTGGAACAGGCGTTACTTACAGCCGCCTCCCAGAACATGAAAAAGATTGCCCTCCACCTCGCCAAGAAGGCATAAGGGGAGGGTATTGTTATTTTGTAAAAAGAATCTACCCTCAAACTTAGAAAAAGAGTTACCCATGACTCAATAAGTTTTTGAGACATGGGTAACTCAACAATCTGATCTAAATGGTATTTATTAGCGTCTAGGTAAATATCAAGTAGCAATTGAATACTAACCGAATCTAGAGTATTCAATAAAAATCGCTCTAGTGAAGATGATGTTCTGGTCAGATACACGGATCAGACCAGATTATGTAAAGAATTCTCTGAAAACATTGTATTCTATTAATTTGACCATTGTGTTACATTAAAGTGACCATTGTGTTACATTAAAGTGACCATTCTATGACATTGATGTAACATTCGTGTAACAAAATTAGTTTCTATAGATTTTAACTTGTCAGATTGTATATGATTCATGATAAATGGGTGTGTTTTTATTATTAAATCCTTCTTGTGGGGAGGTTACTAAGTCTGAAATCCGACGAAGACGAAGATGGGTCGTCCCACGTATCCCATCGAAAAATATTTGTGCCTTATGGTGCTGAAACGCAAGTACAATCCGGGCTACGAGTCTCTTGTCAAAGAGGTTGGGGACCAAGTCGTAGAGCAGATCAACGAAGCGTTACTCCAGAAACTGAAAGAAAAAGAAGTTCTCAAACATCGCAAGCTACGCACTGATACTACAGTTGTGGAATCCGACATTCATCATCCAACCGATGCTACGCTCCTGCAGGATGGTGTCCGGGTCATCACTCGTCTGGTCCAGAAGATTCGGAAAGTCGCTTCCCATGCGGCGCAGGACTTTGAAGACCGGACCAGCGAGATTAAGGAAAAAATCCTGTCTATCGCCAAGGTACTCCGCCGCCGCACCCGTAAGTCTTGGGAGGAAGTGGATAAGATCACCCAAGAAGTCATTGACGTGACGGAAGCCGTCTGCGACAAAGCGAAATCCGTGGTTGAAAAGATGCGGGACGAAGGCAAGAACGCCCTGAATCAAAGCAAACAAAAGGTAACGGATGCGATTGCCTTGACCGAAAAGCTGCTGAACCAAGCCAGGCAGGTGGTCTCGGGAACCAGAGTGATTCCAGATCGCATCGTTAGCTTTTTTGACCGGGAAGCTCGCCCGATCAAAAAGGGCAAACTGGCGAAAGCGACCGAATTCGGATACAAAGTCCGTATCGACGAGACGGAAAGTGGCTTTGTCACTGGATACGCCGTGTATAAGGGAAACCCATCGGATGACGAATTGCTGGTTCTGGCTGTTGAAGAACATATCCGGCGATTCGGGAAAGCGCCCAATGCCGTAGCCACAGATCGCGGTTTCGGCAGCAAAAAGAATGAAACGGAACTCACCGACTGTGGGGTAGTCCGCGTCAGCACTCCTTGGGCCGCAGCAGGTATCGGGGCCTTGTTGGCTCAAAAAGCTGGGAAGCTGGGTCGGGTTTGGAATTTTGGCACATAACCTCAACAGAGCGGCAATCATGCTCAAAAAGGAAGCAAAATAAGGAATAATCTAGGAAAACAAACGCTCCGGGAAAGTGACGAGAGAACACATTCCCTCAAATATCGACTTTTTCAGGAGAAACTAAACTAACTAGCTAGTTAAATAGCGACAAATTATTAAAATTAAGGATGCAGATAAGATCAGACCTTTTGTAAGATGGAGTATATCCTAGTATAACATTGATTTTGTGATATGAAACAGGGGCTAAACGAATGAAGAGAATACTTTGGTTAAGTGCTTCAATCGCAATAGGTGTAGGAATATGGTTGACGTACTTTGTAGGAATGATGAACTCCCAAAATCAAACTGGGCAAGCTCCTTTAGACAACACCCATTTGGCGATAGCGCTTGGAACGGGAGCATTCCTCATCTTGGTACTTTTGAAATGCGGTGTATGTATCGCCAAAAAAATGTCTGCCAAAACAAAACAATTAAAAACAATGGAGCAGTATTATAAGTCGCTCTTTGATCAGAATCCGGATCTTATACTGACGTTTGATTTGGAAGGCCGTTTTTTAAGAGCAAACACCGTGATAGAGATATACGGATATCGAGCGGAGGAGCTTCTTTTCACTTCCTTCATCCCGTTTGTCCATCCAGATCAACTGGATAATACAATGAGTCACTTTCT
The sequence above is a segment of the Effusibacillus dendaii genome. Coding sequences within it:
- a CDS encoding sensor domain-containing diguanylate cyclase gives rise to the protein MTINLIVNQEQWYKYLFEQYPDPIFSLDLNGNFTSINPAGEKLVGYTKEEIQQMSFMTLLQSDLKEDIMRVLQKAIQGESQHYRSAINNKNGDVIYLDITNIPIVMDGEIVGVYGIAKDITERKQMEDQLAACEENYRLISEHMKDLIIVLDVNGVVQYVSPSHKTLLGFDINEIEGNLALDLVHPPDIAELITKFKEMFQTKTSIQVIFHYQCKDGSTIPVEATAIPVLTDENKVENVVVVARDIRDRIATRQALQESEKQYRLIAEYSADVIRVVTVDGAITYASPAHHSVLGFEPETFIGKSIYYMIHPEDFHIVKSRFEELFSERQPVSYEVRRKHSNGSYIWLETYVTPVFDEQGNIFEVVGVSRDVSQRKHAEERLLHLAYHDALTDLPNRRLFKDRVDQAIKNAKRNRLSLAVFYLDCDKFKSINDTFGHDVGDQIIMGFAERIRACVREQDTVGRIGGDEFVVLLPNIQTPNDAVQVANRILESIQEPWQIEDNAFNNTTSIGISLYPTDGEDPETLIKQADRALYMAKQAGGNTFRFYTS